A window from Chrysemys picta bellii isolate R12L10 chromosome 2, ASM1138683v2, whole genome shotgun sequence encodes these proteins:
- the ENY2 gene encoding transcription and mRNA export factor ENY2 produces MNKDAQMRATINQKLIETGERERLKELLRAKLIECGWKDQLKAHCKDVIKEKGLEHVTVDDLVAEITPKGRALVPDSVKKELLQRIRTFLAQHASL; encoded by the exons ATGAATAAAGATGCACAGATGAGAGCAACTATTAACCAAAAACTAATAGAAACAGGAGAGCGAGAACg CCTTAAAGAGCTGCTGAGAGCCAAATTAATTGAATGTGGCTGGAAGGATCAGTTGAAGGCACACTGTAAAG ATGTAATCAAAGAAAAGGGGTTAGAGCATGTTACTGTTGATGACTTGGTGGCAGAAATCACTCCCAAAGGTAGAG ccTTGGTACCAGACAGTGTAAAGAAAGAACTCCTACAAAGAATAAGAACCTTCCTTGCCCAGCATGCCAGTCTTTAA